AATAGaactaaaacaaaataccaacatCCATTTACACCTACAAGAGTGGCCAAAATCAAAAGAACTGAAGTACAACCTCTTCCCTGAGATGTAGAATGTGTACAATTGTCATACATTGTTGATGGAAGTGTGGTTCCTTTAATGGAGTCTAGACACCTATTTTCCCTACCACCAACAACCAACCACAAAGTTAGAGTACATATCTACCAAAAGGAGGTTCTTGAGggcttcttctttctttattatttgtaactatgtgtttatgtatggtaggtatgtgcacatgagcgCACATGCCTGTAGCAtttggaagagggtgtcagaccctcTGTAGCTGGAGGCACAGGAGCTTGTGAGCTGTCTGATAgcagtgctgggaacttaactcgGGTCTTCTGTGAGAGCAATACCTGCTCTTAACAGTagagccaactccccagccccaAGAGATATTTTTCTTAATGATCAAAAATTTAAAGCCATTCTATTGTGTCTATTAACAAGAAAAAGGTAAAGTATGATGTTTTAATATAAGAGAGTAGTTTACAGCAATCAGAAGAATAAACTGCTGCTTATCTACAACAACATGAATGAATGTCACATGTTAATGAATGAACTAAACATAAGATGTAAAACAGTATATACAGTATGATTCTGTCTACATGAatttaataaacataaaactaatttgctggctgggtgttggtggcgcacgcctttaatcccagcactcgggaggcagaggcaggtggatctctgtgagttcgaggccagcctggtctccagagcgaataggctccaaaactacacagagaaaccctgtctcgaaaaacaaaaaaaaaaaaaaaaaaaaaacctaatttgTTACCATGCAGATCAAAATCATACTTACCTTTGGGAACAGTATCTAGAAGTATTAAGGGGTTTCTAGGGTCAGAAAAGTGTCTATGCCTGTACCTATAGGATGTTATTAGATAAGtaaatgatagacagatagatagatagatagatagatagatagatagatagatagatagatacatacatacatacatacatacatacatacatacatacatagaagaTAGATAATAACATATTGACAGAtgggatggatgaatggatggacagatatgtatgtgtgagagagaattcATTAATCTGAGCCTTACATTCTATATAGTTTAATGTCCCATTaggaaagaaataaatctctgaAATAAAGCTATAAGTAGACCCTTTCAATACCTGAGACTAGGCTGAGGAGCTATGGAAATAGCTAGGGTGGTGTCACTACCCTGGAAGCCTTCTACCCAAAGAAAGAATAGGACTCAACAGAGCACACGTTTGTCATAAATGAAAAGGCTaacttcatgtttatttttatacctCACAAGAAAACACTATCCCAAAAAGAGTGTTATGGTTTAATTGGGTAGGTAATGTttaattgtttgtaatttaacATAGTTTATATTTCAGAACAGATTGTGGACTTATGGAGCACAATACAGTATCAAGGAGGATTGAGAAACAAACACTCTCAGTCAGAGAATTCACAGACTGCCAAAAAGGAGTCTGAGCAACGGACATCATTCCACTTGCCATTTGACCAGATCACCACACAATCTTCCTCATTGCCAGTGTCATTAGGCTGGCCAACACTCCAGTTAGTGTACTGCACTCTGTTTCCACTCAAATCCAAAAATCGATTTTCAGTCCTCTCATCTGTTATGCCCAAGTAGGCGATGTCTTTAGCCACCTTGTGGATGGCCACGTTTTCCTCAGCATTCCGGGGAGTGGCCACAAAGGCATGTAATTGGGAGCACAGAGCCTTGACTCCATTAAAGTTCAACATTTTACCGGTGCTCACAAAGTACTTCTTTCCAACTTGTTCACCCATCGATAAGAGCACCCCTAGAATGTAAAAAGGTGGGAGACACCAACTTATCTTGTAGACCACTCATTGTGTAAAATTCACTTTGGATGGTGTAGACTGCATTTTCTCTGATAGTGTGTGCCACAATGAGTGTCTTCGCTCATGAGACCCCTGGTGGACTGCTTACACAAACCAAAACGTGCCTCTTTTACCTAAAATTCGAGTTGAACTATTATCTTGCTTCTTTTCCTTGCAGTCTTAATATGCATAAACAGGCACAAAGCCTTTGTTTGTGTTAGATCTGCATTGCAGAACACATGTAATCTGCAATTCTGAATTCTCCCATGCTGTTACCTTGCAATCAAACAACAACATCTGGAAATATCTGACCATAGCTGGGAGAAACATGCTTGGCTCCATTGTCTGGCTTAGATCCAGGATTACAAAGTGGCCCACATGTCATTTTTGTGATCAAAGATCTGACCCTATGTAGGACTGGTTAGTCTAAGAGTCACTGCCACTTATAGACTGGTTCTAACACTGAGCTCTGTGAATCTGAGTAAGTAATTTAATTCCTAtttgcctctctttctcccagatcATTGTTAGGAGAGTAACGTGAGTTCAGAATATGAGCAATTTTTCAGGTCCTAGAAAATCGTATTCGTGCAGTGAATATTCTCTGGCTCCTACCACTCCCAAACTTTAAGTTGCCTAAATAAGAGGGGAAGGGTACTTACACTTCTTAAAGCCTCTCAACTCTGACCTCAGGGCTGATATTTCTGCATCAATTTTTCTAGAATCAAATCCTAGAAAATGAAACAGTGAAAAGTACTGTTAGGATGATGATGCAAACTGTGCATACTAAGGAGTATGGTATCTTtttcagataaaagaaaagaagcaaggtttgcttttatttttaacattgatGTACTTTagtggaaaaaaaatctgtttttaccTGGCCAAAAACATCAATCTTTCTGTGATACTTTATCTAAAACAAGCACTTAGTAACtgcttttgcttaaaaaaaaaaaagaaaagaaaagaaagaaagaaagaaaaaaagaaagaaagaaagaagacaactCCTTGCTTAGAATTACAAGGCATATAAAGGAAGAATACCGGTCATTACTGTCTCCATTTTGG
The DNA window shown above is from Cricetulus griseus strain 17A/GY chromosome 3, alternate assembly CriGri-PICRH-1.0, whole genome shotgun sequence and carries:
- the Mbl2 gene encoding mannose-binding protein C isoform X2: MFLFPSFLLLGVVTASYAETVTEGAQSTCPVVACSCPVLNGFPGKDGRDGAKGEKGEPGEGLRGLPGPPGKVGPAGSPGIPGPKGAVGPKGAVGPKGDCGECVGFDSRKIDAEISALRSELRGFKKWVLLSMGEQVGKKYFVSTGKMLNFNGVKALCSQLHAFVATPRNAEENVAIHKVAKDIAYLGITDERTENRFLDLSGNRVQYTNWSVGQPNDTGNEEDCVVIWSNGKWNDVRCSDSFLAVCEFSD